DNA sequence from the Methanolobus psychrophilus R15 genome:
ATTGTACTTCCGCCGGCTTCAGGTGCCAGCTTGTCAAATATCTGTTTATCCATCTGCGAGAATTCTCTGCTCATGCAGATTAGTTGTAAAAGAAGGTTAATATAATTATGTACTTTTGACCTCAGCGCAGGATGTGCCCGTGTATGTCTATTTCTCCACTGACGATCCTGGTCGAGGAGATACGTTCGCTGTCCTGCGCAAGCACGAATCCGATCCTGACTATCTCTATGGGCTTCATGCCTTTATCTTTGCGGATGCTGTTGATCTTAAGTGCTACAGGGTGTGTTTCCGGTGAAACCACAATATAATCATAGTCTTCGTCGAGTGTCTTGCCATAAGGGTCATTGAGTTCGATCAGCCTGTACTTTACTTTTTTCGGGATTTCCTTAATGTATCTTAGGAGTTGTGACTCGCGATAGGGATAGTCCGGCATCTTACGGCTTCGTTTGTTTGCCATTGCATTTGATGTCAGGCCTATGTCTACCTGTCCGCTGTCTGCAAGCTCGAATGCCTTTCTGAGAAGTTCCCTGTGTCCGTCGTGCAAGCATTCGAAAGTACCACCGATCGCTACTTTTGCCATCGGGATGTTAATTATCATTTTCTGTGATAAGGGTTGTGTTGCAGGAATCTCCTCTGGATGTTGAATACTTTCACCATGCTTGGTCTATGTATATATACTCCCGTCGCTATAGAATAGCACAATTGTGCACGAAATGGATAGCATGTGCACCTATGGAGTAACAAGTATGACTGAAGTGTTATTAGAAGAACTGGACCATGTTGGTCCCGCAACCGCACAGAAACTGATGGATGCAGGGTTCACGACAGTAGAGGCGATAGCTGTTTCATCGCCTGCGGAACTTGCAACTGCAGCAGATATAGGTGAATCCACTGCCGCCAAGATCATCCTGGCTGCCCGGCAATCGGCGGATATCGGTGGTTTTGAGACCGGGGATGTTGTAATGGAACGCAGGAAGCATGTGGGAAAACTTTCCACGGGCTGTGTGGAGTTCAATGAGATGATGGGAGGCGGGATCGAGACCCAATCGATAACTGAGATGTACGGTGAGTTCGGTTCCGGGAAGACCCAGGTTGCACACCAGCTTGCAGTAAATGTACAGCTTCCCAGAGAACTGGGAGGTCTTGACGGCTCTGTGATCATCATCGACACTGAGAACACTTTCAGACCGGAGAGAATCCAGCAGATGGTGGAAGGACTATCCGAGAAGTATGGTCAGGAGTACGATCACGAAGAGTTCCTGAAGAACATACATGTTGCGCGTGCCTTCAATTCCAATCATCAGATATTGCTTGTGGATTCAGCAATGGAACTTGCTAACGAGCTCAAAAACACCGAAAAGCCTGTAAGGCTTCTCATTGTGGACTCACTGACTGCCCATTTCAGGGCTGAGTATATAGGCAGAGGCACCCTTGCTGACCGGCAGCAGAAACTCAACAAGCATCTTCATGGGCTGCAAAGATTCGGAGACCTTTTAAACGCATGTGTTGTTGTGACGAACCAGGTAATGTCAAAACCGGATGCATTCTTCGGTGATCCTACAAAACCAATTGGCGGGCATATTGTGGGGCATACGGCCACTTTCAGGTTATACCTGCGCAAATCCAAAGGGGACAAGAGAATAGTCCGGCTTGTGGACTCGCCTAACCTTCCGGATGCCGAGTCTATAATCTCCGTCACTACTGCAGGATTGCGAGATCCATGATCAGGGAAATGTTTTAATTGTTTCCCTTTATCTACTTTTTATGAAATTCAAGGCCCTTGCCATTGACATAGACGGCACTATCACAGATACGGATCGCCGGCTCAGCCTGAAAGCGGTTGAAAAACTGCGCACCCTTGATGTTCCGGTTGTTCTTGCAACAGGTAATGTACTCTGTTATGCCAAGGCTGCTTCCAAACTCATAGGGGTATGTTGTCGCATAATTGCCGAGAATGGTGGTATTATCACAGATGGATTTGATAAGGAACCTATAGTGTCGGATCACATACATGAGTGTGAACAGGCTTTCGTTTTTCTTTCACAGGTACTCGATATGGAAAAGCTTGACTCGTCCCTGAGAAAAACGGAGATAGTGCTCAGAAGGAACTTTGATATTGAGAGCGCGAGAGCTTTGCTGGAAACCACCGGATTTGATGTTGAGATCATCGACACCCATTTTGCTATCCATATCAAGAGCAAAAAGATAAACAAAGGTACAGGCCTTGTAAAAATGGCTGAACTTATGGGTCTGGAAGTATCTGATTTTGTTGCGATAGGCGATTCTGTGAATGACGTTGAAATGCTTGATGTGGCAGGCTTCTCTGTAGCTGTAGGAAATGCCGACAGTGTGACTAAAAACGCTGCAGATCATGTTACAGGCACTACGTATGGCGACGGAACAGCAGAAGCTATTGACTACCTTCTTTCAAAGGGCATGCTGTGACCTTTTAAGCCTGAAGTGAATGGGTATAAAAAAAGGCTGTAAGAATGGCTGTAAAGCCCGGGGTGAACTTATATCCGTGGTTTTACAAACCTGCTTTATCTTTTAGGCTCTTGGCTAGGTTCTTGTCGACAACTATGTAGTCCTTGATAGCCCTGACAGACTCGAACGGTAACAATATGTACTGGTCATCGGTCAGGTATTTGGATGTATCAAGACTCATATCCGGCTTTACTATCAGGTTTATCAGGTCTCCTGTTTTTACGTCCATCACTATATTGAACAGGACACCTATTTCTGTACCATCGGTTGCCATTACCTGTTTGCTTGAAAGGTTTTTTGCAAAGACATTTGCCATTATTTCATTCACCCCTGAATATAAAAGCGACACTTAAATTTTTCATATATTTATCTGTATCCTATATAAGAACTTGGTTCCTCTTTCTTTATGCCACCTTTGAACTGTGCCTGTATTCTCTCATAATACTCTATCATGTTCTCTGACAGCGTTGGTCTTACTTTGGCCAGGGCTTCCCTGAAATACTTCATGCTGACCTTGTCGCTCTCGAAGTTTTCGCGCAGTGCCAGCATGACCGCTTCTCTGCACACGGCTTCTATGTCTGAGCCAACAAAGCCTTCAGTAAGAATTGCGAGGTCATCTATATTGACGTCATCTCCCATGGGGATATTCCTGGTGTGTATCCTGAATATATCTTTCCTGCCTGTAAGCGTGGACTGCCCTACAAGCACAAGCCTGTCAAAGCGCCCGGATCTCAGAAGTGCGGGGTCCAGCATATCGGGACGGTTGGTGGCCGCTATCACGACTATCTCTTTCAGGGGCTCAAGTCCGTCAAGTTCTGTGAGCAACTGGTTGACTATCCTTTCAGAAACCTTGCCGTCCTCAGTCATCGCACTTCGCATGGGTGCTATTGAATCTATCTCATCGAAGAATACTATACAAGGAGCTACCTGCCTTGCTTTCTTAAATGTCTCACGAATGGCTTTCTCCGATTCACCTACCCATTTTGAGAGCATCTGTGGTCCCTTCACGCTGATGAAGTTCGCGTTGGATTCATTAGCAACTGCCTGTGCAATAAGCGTCTTTCCGGTGCCCGGCGGGCCGAACAGCAAAATACCTTTAGGGGGCCTAATGCCCATCTCAACGAACTTTTCAGGTCTTGTAAGAGGCCATTCAACTGCCTCTACTATTTCCTGCTTCGCTTTATCAAGACCTCCCACGTCGCTCCATTTAACAGCGGGCACTTCCACAAGCACTTCTCTCATGGCAGACGGTTCTATCTCGCGAAGCGCACTCTCAAAGTCCTCCTTGCATACATTGATGGTATCCAGTATCTCCGGCGGTATTTCTTCGTCCTCCAGGTTGATGTCAGGCAGTGCGCGCCTGAGTGACTTCATAGCAGCTTCCTGCACCAGTGCAAGAAGGTCTGCGCCTACAAAGCCCTGGGTGTGCTTTGCAAGATACTCGAGCATCTCAGGGGTGACATCCTCGCGAAGTGGTACTCCTCTGGTATGGATCTGCAGTATCTCCAGACGGTCATCGGTGTCCGGGACCCCTATCTCGATTTCCCTGTCAAACCTTCCAGGCCTGCGCAGGGCCGGGTCTATGGCGTCCACACGGTTGGTGGCTCCGATGACAACTACCTGTCCTCTTTCTTCAAGGCCGTCCATCATTGTGAGGAGCTGGGCGACCACCCTCCTTTCCACTTCACCCGTAACGTTCTGCCTCTTGGGTGCAATGGAGTCTATCTCATCAATGAATATAATAGAGGGAGCCTCTTCCTCTGCCTCCTCGAATATCTTGCGTATGCGCTCCTCGCTCTCGCCATAGTATTTACCCATGATCTCGGGGCCCGCAATATAAAGGAAGTTGGCGCGGGATTCATTTGCCACAGCTTTTGCAATAAGCGTCTTTCCGGTGCCTGGCGGTCCGAACAGTATGATACCTTTGGGGGGCTCAATGTTAAGTCTCTGGAACAGCTCCGGGTGCTTCAGGGGCAACTCTATCATTTCCCTGACGCGCTGTATCTCGGTGCCAAGACCCCCTATGTCCTCATAGGTGATTCCTCTTGCCGCACCATCATATCCCCTTACGGGTTTTTGCCTCAGTTCTATTTCAGTGAATTCACCTATTATCACAATGGTCTCGGTAGGTTCGACCTCGACGGCTATGAGCGGTATGGCCTGCCCTCCGCCCACCTGGCTGGACATTGGCTGGGTCATGGAACTGATGATGGGTATGACATCCCCTTCCACAAGAGGCCGCTTCATTA
Encoded proteins:
- a CDS encoding cytidyltransferase-like domain-containing protein is translated as MAKVAIGGTFECLHDGHRELLRKAFELADSGQVDIGLTSNAMANKRSRKMPDYPYRESQLLRYIKEIPKKVKYRLIELNDPYGKTLDEDYDYIVVSPETHPVALKINSIRKDKGMKPIEIVRIGFVLAQDSERISSTRIVSGEIDIHGHILR
- the radA gene encoding DNA repair and recombination protein RadA; translated protein: MTEVLLEELDHVGPATAQKLMDAGFTTVEAIAVSSPAELATAADIGESTAAKIILAARQSADIGGFETGDVVMERRKHVGKLSTGCVEFNEMMGGGIETQSITEMYGEFGSGKTQVAHQLAVNVQLPRELGGLDGSVIIIDTENTFRPERIQQMVEGLSEKYGQEYDHEEFLKNIHVARAFNSNHQILLVDSAMELANELKNTEKPVRLLIVDSLTAHFRAEYIGRGTLADRQQKLNKHLHGLQRFGDLLNACVVVTNQVMSKPDAFFGDPTKPIGGHIVGHTATFRLYLRKSKGDKRIVRLVDSPNLPDAESIISVTTAGLRDP
- a CDS encoding phosphoglycolate phosphatase encodes the protein MKFKALAIDIDGTITDTDRRLSLKAVEKLRTLDVPVVLATGNVLCYAKAASKLIGVCCRIIAENGGIITDGFDKEPIVSDHIHECEQAFVFLSQVLDMEKLDSSLRKTEIVLRRNFDIESARALLETTGFDVEIIDTHFAIHIKSKKINKGTGLVKMAELMGLEVSDFVAIGDSVNDVEMLDVAGFSVAVGNADSVTKNAADHVTGTTYGDGTAEAIDYLLSKGML
- a CDS encoding PRC-barrel domain-containing protein — encoded protein: MANVFAKNLSSKQVMATDGTEIGVLFNIVMDVKTGDLINLIVKPDMSLDTSKYLTDDQYILLPFESVRAIKDYIVVDKNLAKSLKDKAGL
- a CDS encoding AAA family ATPase, producing the protein MDEVQIKVEKAHPNDFGRGIVRLDPTTLLSLQLSPGDIVEIEGKRKTAAKVWRAERQDWGQGIVRIDGFIRQNAGVGIGERVTIRKADVETATKVILAPPEGVTMEFGDHISEIIKRNIMKRPLVEGDVIPIISSMTQPMSSQVGGGQAIPLIAVEVEPTETIVIIGEFTEIELRQKPVRGYDGAARGITYEDIGGLGTEIQRVREMIELPLKHPELFQRLNIEPPKGIILFGPPGTGKTLIAKAVANESRANFLYIAGPEIMGKYYGESEERIRKIFEEAEEEAPSIIFIDEIDSIAPKRQNVTGEVERRVVAQLLTMMDGLEERGQVVVIGATNRVDAIDPALRRPGRFDREIEIGVPDTDDRLEILQIHTRGVPLREDVTPEMLEYLAKHTQGFVGADLLALVQEAAMKSLRRALPDINLEDEEIPPEILDTINVCKEDFESALREIEPSAMREVLVEVPAVKWSDVGGLDKAKQEIVEAVEWPLTRPEKFVEMGIRPPKGILLFGPPGTGKTLIAQAVANESNANFISVKGPQMLSKWVGESEKAIRETFKKARQVAPCIVFFDEIDSIAPMRSAMTEDGKVSERIVNQLLTELDGLEPLKEIVVIAATNRPDMLDPALLRSGRFDRLVLVGQSTLTGRKDIFRIHTRNIPMGDDVNIDDLAILTEGFVGSDIEAVCREAVMLALRENFESDKVSMKYFREALAKVRPTLSENMIEYYERIQAQFKGGIKKEEPSSYIGYR